In the Staphylococcus condimenti genome, one interval contains:
- the queG gene encoding tRNA epoxyqueuosine(34) reductase QueG gives MDYKQLKKDIIEYAYQIGIDSIGFTTADPFDELKQKLVDYHAKGYASGFEESDIELRVNPKLSMPTARSIIAIAVGYPNKLKGAPRSVRGDRRGMFARASWGQDYHTIMRKRLDKLAEYIKTRVPDVEMLSMVDTGVLSDRAVAERAGLGYTGRNGFVINPDLGTWTYLGEMLVSIPFEPDDPLLDSCGDCTICVDRCPTGALVGDGQLNSQKCISFLTQTKGYLPDDYRSKIGNRLYGCDTCQQVCPRNRGINTEQDDIVLEPEILKPRLIPLLQMSNKEFKNTYGHLAGAWRGKKPIQRNAIIALAHFKEETAIPELKEVAINDPRPMIRGTAYWAIGQIAGESERDFIEQHLADELDEVQKEMVKGLEKRN, from the coding sequence TTGGATTATAAACAATTAAAAAAAGATATTATTGAATATGCCTATCAAATTGGAATTGACAGCATAGGATTTACAACAGCAGATCCATTTGATGAATTAAAGCAGAAACTAGTTGATTATCACGCCAAAGGTTATGCATCTGGGTTTGAAGAATCTGATATTGAATTACGTGTAAATCCCAAATTATCAATGCCTACAGCACGGTCAATTATAGCAATTGCTGTAGGTTACCCCAATAAATTAAAAGGTGCTCCGCGAAGTGTCAGGGGAGACCGCAGAGGAATGTTTGCAAGAGCCTCATGGGGACAAGACTATCATACAATTATGCGCAAACGTTTGGATAAATTAGCAGAATATATAAAAACGCGAGTTCCAGATGTTGAAATGTTATCGATGGTCGATACAGGTGTTTTATCAGACAGAGCAGTAGCAGAACGAGCAGGGCTAGGTTACACAGGAAGAAACGGCTTTGTAATTAATCCTGACTTAGGCACATGGACATATTTAGGGGAGATGCTTGTAAGCATTCCTTTTGAACCTGACGACCCGCTTCTAGACAGTTGCGGCGACTGTACAATTTGTGTCGATCGTTGTCCTACTGGAGCATTAGTCGGAGACGGCCAATTAAATAGCCAAAAATGTATTAGTTTTTTAACCCAAACAAAAGGTTATCTCCCAGATGACTATCGTTCTAAAATCGGCAATAGACTTTATGGATGTGATACTTGCCAGCAAGTATGTCCTCGAAATCGCGGTATCAATACAGAACAAGACGACATCGTATTAGAACCTGAAATTTTAAAACCGCGACTTATTCCATTATTACAAATGAGCAATAAAGAATTTAAAAATACGTATGGCCATTTAGCAGGTGCATGGAGAGGCAAAAAGCCGATTCAGCGTAATGCTATCATTGCTTTAGCGCATTTTAAAGAGGAAACAGCTATACCAGAATTGAAAGAAGTGGCAATCAATGATCCGCGCCCAATGATTCGCGGTACAGCATATTGGGCAATTGGACAAATTGCTGGAGAAAGTGAGCGAGACTTTATTGAACAGCATTTAGCAGATGAGCTTGATGAAGTTCAAAAAGAAATGGTAAAAGGATTAGAAAAGAGGAATTAA